The Streptomyces sp. 11x1 genomic sequence GCGCTCGGTGATCCACAGAGCCGGGTGATCAGGGAATCCGAATCGCGGCCGGACGTTCTCGACATAGTCGGCGACCGCCTCGACGGCCCAGTCCATCACCGACAGCACGTTCCGCCGCCGCGGCGGCTGGCCCTTCTTCGCCTTGCCGTAGCGGACGTTGAGCGTGCCGTACCGGCCGAACTGCCGGGCCTGCGGATTGCGTCCGAAGTCGACCACATCGAGCTTGGAAGTCTCGGTCCGGCGAAGCCCCCACCCGTAGATGACCTTGAAGAGGGTGGCATCCCGGTAGGCGGCGAGAGCACCCTTGCGCTTGGCCTTCACGGCGCGTGCGACCTGGTCGTCGGCATAGTCGAGGAACCGCTGCAGCTCTTCCCTTGTGAACGGCCGTGCCTCCGGCTCGCCCTCGTAATCCTGCAGGTGAGGGAGGGTATTCCACTCGTGACAGATCGCCACCGGATAAGTGCCGAATGCTTCTTCACATGCCGGACCCCAGCCGTATCGGGCGTCGATGAGAAACTCGCTGAACAGGCGGACGTCACCCTGGTAGCTGCGGATCGTGGACGGCGCCAGATGCTTCTCGCTCGTCAGAGATGCCGACCACTCGTCCAGGTGGGCCGGCGTCCACTGCCACGGGTACTCGTTCGCGAACTCCAGAAACCGGCGGATCAGCCGTTCCCTCGGGTCGATCGTCTCGTCCTTCAGCCCTCGCGACTTCTGCTGAGCCCGCCAGCCCCTCAGCATCGCGTCGAACATCGCGTCCTCCGGACGCAACTGGACCACGCCGGAGACAAGCTCCAGATGAGCCGACCCCGCCAGGGCCGCCATGCGCTGATGCACCACTCCAGACCATCCCTTCTGGAGAGCAGATCATGCATCAGAAGGGATCATCTCGGCAACACACCTGTTCAGGCTGCCAGTTCGTACAGGGTACGGAGTCCTTCCGTCTCCCGCCGTGACCACGCGACCTGCGGCTTCTCGCCCGCCTGATGCAATTCCCGAGGGTTCAGATATGTCTGAGTGGTGGCAGCGCTGGCATGGCCCAATAAATCGCGCAGCACCAGGAGCGGATCGGCCTTGGTGAGATAGAGCGCCAGGGCGTCGTCGCCGCCGGTGTCCACGACGAGCTGGGCGGCCTGCTGGTAGTAGCCGCGTACCAGCCGCTCCAAGGTGGCCATCGCGAAGGTGTGCCTGGTGACATGGGGATGGACATGCGGGAAGGACGACTCAAAGCGGTCCCGGATCCGCTGCGCGGTCCGGCGCAGAACGGTCGCCCAGTCGACGAACGGCCTCCCGCCGGACTGCACCGCCAGAAGCGCGCTGCCCCCGCCGGGCGCCACCAGCCGCAGCCGCTCGACCGGGGAGAGGGTGTGCCAGCGGCGGCGCGTCCCGTTGATCAGGGCGCCGTCGTGAGTCGGGCCCTCGACGAACAGCGGGTCACGGGGTCGCCAGCGCGAGCCCTCCGCCACCGCGGCCCGGTCCCAGCCGATGTAGCCGTGGACCCGGGCCAGATCCTCGTAACCGATCCACGTCGACCGGCCCTTCCTGCCCTTCGCCGTCGGCGGAGCCAGCACCAGCGGCACCGGCACCGCCGTGCGGCGGCGCGGCAGCGGCGGCACCTCGTAGACCGTCAGGCACGTGAACTCCCGCGACCGCAGCCCGCTGGACAGCGCCAGGCCGATCACGGCCGCGTTGCGGCCCGTCTCCCGCCCCCGGAACGAGACGTCCCGCTCGCCCGCCGGCTCGTTGCCCGCCAGGGCGTGCATCAGCAAGTCCGCGTACGGCTTCTCCAGGTACTTCCGTGTCGCGTGCGCGTTGCCCGTACGCACCGTCGCCGGATTCCTGGCCACCTCCACGCGCGCACCATCCGGGCGGGTCATCGACTGCCGCACGTAGGAGAACGGAACCGTCGACGCATGCCCCTCGGCCGCCGCCCACTGGTAGAAGGACGAAAGCGTCTTCACCGCCAGATTCCAGCTCGCCGGACTCAGCCGCACCTCCAGCGGCCCGGACAGCCGGTACTCGGCGTACATCGACAACGCATCCCGAAGCCGCTGCCGATCAGCGAAGACCGGGATCCGGCGAGCGCCGAGGAACTCCGCCCAGCCCTTGAGCGCCTGGGCGTACGTACGCCACGACCTCGGCGACGGCGCCCCGCTGACCGGTAACTCCCGGAGCCACAGGTTCATCACCACCGTCGGCCGAAGTCCCGCGGCGTCCTCGAAGCAGAGGTCCTCGTCGATGAGGACGGGCATGGCCTCCCGGATGACGGGCCGCTCGTACAGGTCCCACTCTTCCCACCCGGCGGAACTGAAGTAGTGCAGGATCACGAAATGAACCTGGAGTGAGACACGAGACAGAGCAAGAGTTAACCCTCGTACGAGGGACAGAACTTCACCCTCACGAGACACACTCAAACCGCAGAGCTAACGCCCGCGTCTCCACCGACGACCGGGAGGCGCAGTTGCAGCGCGACGCACTGACGGCCGCAGGGTGCGCCCGCATCTTCGAGGACAAGGTCAGCGGGAAGAACACCGACCGGCCGGAACTGACGGCCGTACTGGACTAGGGGTGCCGTTAACGAGCGGCGAACCAGGTGACAAGTAACCCGCCGGTAGCTTTCAGGGCTTCGTGACCTTGGTCTTCTTCGGCTGACGGGGGACGGTCTTGGCTCTGT encodes the following:
- a CDS encoding recombinase family protein; the encoded protein is MRHETEQELTLVRGTELHPHETHSNRRANARVSTDDREAQLQRDALTAAGCARIFEDKVSGKNTDRPELTAVLD
- a CDS encoding tyrosine-type recombinase/integrase is translated as MVHQRMAALAGSAHLELVSGVVQLRPEDAMFDAMLRGWRAQQKSRGLKDETIDPRERLIRRFLEFANEYPWQWTPAHLDEWSASLTSEKHLAPSTIRSYQGDVRLFSEFLIDARYGWGPACEEAFGTYPVAICHEWNTLPHLQDYEGEPEARPFTREELQRFLDYADDQVARAVKAKRKGALAAYRDATLFKVIYGWGLRRTETSKLDVVDFGRNPQARQFGRYGTLNVRYGKAKKGQPPRRRNVLSVMDWAVEAVADYVENVRPRFGFPDHPALWITERGGRLQPGSINDRFEAYRDALKIPKDLTPHSIRHSYVTHLTEDGVDRRFIQQQVGHECDSSLAIYTHVSDDFMNTSLHKALAPAFAGA
- a CDS encoding site-specific integrase, which translates into the protein MILHYFSSAGWEEWDLYERPVIREAMPVLIDEDLCFEDAAGLRPTVVMNLWLRELPVSGAPSPRSWRTYAQALKGWAEFLGARRIPVFADRQRLRDALSMYAEYRLSGPLEVRLSPASWNLAVKTLSSFYQWAAAEGHASTVPFSYVRQSMTRPDGARVEVARNPATVRTGNAHATRKYLEKPYADLLMHALAGNEPAGERDVSFRGRETGRNAAVIGLALSSGLRSREFTCLTVYEVPPLPRRRTAVPVPLVLAPPTAKGRKGRSTWIGYEDLARVHGYIGWDRAAVAEGSRWRPRDPLFVEGPTHDGALINGTRRRWHTLSPVERLRLVAPGGGSALLAVQSGGRPFVDWATVLRRTAQRIRDRFESSFPHVHPHVTRHTFAMATLERLVRGYYQQAAQLVVDTGGDDALALYLTKADPLLVLRDLLGHASAATTQTYLNPRELHQAGEKPQVAWSRRETEGLRTLYELAA